The Nerophis lumbriciformis linkage group LG34, RoL_Nlum_v2.1, whole genome shotgun sequence genome includes a window with the following:
- the ndufaf7 gene encoding protein arginine methyltransferase NDUFAF7, mitochondrial: MRLLRAAKTHHLSTLIHYVSPAAAAPRRLQCTSSPEDKNGPSMLRHLISKIKATGPISVSEYMREALTNPVTGYYVRNNMLGAEGDFITSPEISQIFGELLAVWVISEWMGAGRPKQLQLVELGPGKGSLASDVLRVLGQLQSVLDGASVSLHLVEVSPALSLLQAQSLTGTRSQEADSEDDPVYRQGRTEGGVQVSWYRCLEDVPRGFSIFLAHEFFDALPIHKFQRTKRGWREVMVDIDPDNPGQLRFVVAPSPTLASTTLVQADERRDHVEVCAEGGVIIQQLARRVAEEGGAALIGDYGHDGTKTDTFRGFKGHQLHQVLTTPGSADLTADVDFSYLRRVVGGGVACLGPVSQRTFLKNMGIDTRMQVLLSNCSDLTTRQQLISSYDMLTHPAKMGERFHFFGLLHLSRFAKPKTATGFKLEKKSPAQLPVAGFTDMSFS; the protein is encoded by the exons ATGAGGCTTCTTCGTGCTGCCAAGACACATCATTTGTCCACTTTGATTCATTATGTCAGTCCAGCGGCAGCAG CTCCACGCAGACTTCAGTGTACATCTTCTCCAGAGGACAAGAATGGACCATCCATGCTGCGACACCTGATTTCCAAAATTAAAGCCACCGGTCCCATTTCTGTTTCTGAGTACATGAGGGAGGCGCTCACCAACCCAGTGACG GGTTACTACGTGAGGAACAACATGCTGGGAGCTGAAGGAGACTTCATCACGTCACCTGAGATCAGCCAAATCTTTGGAGAG TTGCTGGCTGTGTGGGTAATTAGCGAGTGGATGGGGGCGGGGCGGCCTAAGCAGCTTCAGCTGGTTGAGCTTGGACCTGGAAAAGGATCTTTGGCCAGTGACGTTCTTCGA GTTCTGGGTCAGCTCCAGTCAGTGCTAGATGGGGCTTCAGTGTCGCTCCACCTAGTGGAGGTGAGTCCTGCTTTGAGTCTCCTCCAGGCCCAAAGTCTCACTGGGACCAGGAGCCAGGAGGCAGACAGCGAGGATGACCCTGTTTACCGCCAAGGCCGAACAGAAGGCGGCGTGCAGGTGTCTTGGTACCGCTGCTTAGAGGACGTCCCCCGTG GCTTTAGCATCTTTCTGGCTCACGAGTTCTTTGACGCTCTTCCCATTCACAAGTTTCAG CGCACCAAGAGAGGCTGGAGAGAAGTGATGGTAGACATCGACCCGGACAACCCAGGTCAGCTGAGGTTTGTGGTGGCGCCGTCGCCCACGTTGGCGTCAACCACTTTAGTACAG gcGGATGAAAGGCGGGATCATGTGGAGGTGTGTGCAGAGGGCGGAGTCATCATTCAGCAGCTGGCCCGTCGGGTGGCGGAAGAGGGCGGGGCTGCGCTGATCGGCGACTACGGCCACGATGGGACCAAGACAGACACGTTCCGA GGGTTTAAAGGTCACCAACTCCATCAGGTCCTGACAACTCCGGGCTCGGCCGACCTCACCGCCGACGTGGACTTCAGCTACTTGCGGCGTGTGGtgggaggaggcgtggcctgcctGGGACCTGTCAGTCAAAGGACGTTCCTGAAGAACATGGGCATCGACACGCGCATGCAG GTTCTGCTGAGCAACTGCAGCGACTTGACCACCAGACAGCAACTGATCAGCAGCTATGATATGCTGACCCACCCCGCCAAAATGGGCGAGCGCTTCCACTTCTTTGGCCTGCTGCACCTTAGCCGCTTTGCCAAACCTAAGACGGCCACCGGGTTCAAGCTGGAGAAAAAGAGCCCGGCTCAGCTTCCTGTTGCTGGATTCACTGACATGAGCTTCTCTTGA
- the cebpz gene encoding CCAAT/enhancer-binding protein zeta isoform X3, which yields MAAKNKKSKTLKAAKKMPIHHEKDDMEPEDGGENDNEDLDDDEDQTGDDEFNLEEVLLLGGTRADFTLLSSLDTSKELVDGGKKGAIDDLKEGELENFIASLGIRGQADKQILPDKTEGNIISENASKRSKTKSLGEENTCNSLVRVSEKQQKTTKAAPAKRVKQNVFEFQRRIVLLIKPGDKWHNMDYSTEGSSAPQDPSVVMQYKTLAQQLFQADVELFKSKKKLQKGANLAWMKTVVSSGVLADRMAAMTILIQDAPVHMLEHVESLVSMVKKKGSRRMSLMALDTLKELLLSDLLPENRKLRPFDQHPFDKLEEMASGNRDARDRRLILWYFEHQLKHHVAQFVAALDEVAHDTVAATKVKALAAAHELLCSRPEQERALLVQLVNKVGDPEYKMAAKASHLLETLLHKHPNMKAVVCCEVECLMFRTNISAKAQYYAVCFLSQVRLSHDEAELAAKLIGIYFSFFRICVKKKDVDSKMLSVLLSGVNRAYPYANTGDEKVKEQMDTLFKVVHMVRFNTAVQALMLLFQVMDAEQSISDRYYLALYRKMLDPGLSMSSRQNMFLNLLYKSLKADIVLRRIKAFVKRLLQVSAEQGANFACGALFLVSEVMKAKPGLKMLLQQETDAEEEFKDLPEEEEEDDDEEERFIDTDKPQEAAEPMESKPASSWVHHQNLEGIKHMQKYDPLNRNPLFCGAEYSTLWELQRLSLHFHPSVSLFAKTLLQDDFITYSGDPLQDFTLIRFLDRFVFRNPKQLKGKQNTDTAVVSHKQRSHSFVRPVAVNSQDFVSKEESQIPVDEIFFYRFFKKRLQEKHFRRPREDDDDNDSLEDVDDDEFERILDSCEGESHFTEQPAEDLDFAGNVSSGKNKKGKKDLDDSDDSDMDDLDDEEVSLGSMEDKDFGEELEDEGGTFMDLEGGYASDDGDEDFLELEEDDDDVGNSDEDVDPAKAPSRSKAVKRKLTEGMDFSRTLGSKQAKKMKKKGQKDTTMFAAAQEFGCLLDDNAGAKFDNIGLNAMANTDRAGIKQLKWESQRDDWIHDRDAKTLRRKKNVFNKRKLMGRPRAVGGNKNKKRK from the exons ATGGCggccaaaaacaagaaaagcaaaACGCTCAAAGCGGCTAAAAAAATGCCAATTCATCACGAAAAGGACGATATGGAGCCTGAAGACGGCGGCGAAAATGACAATGAAGACTTGGACGACGATGAAGACCAGACGGGGGACGACGAGTTCAATCTGGAGGAAGTTCTGCTGCTTGGTGGTACTCGG GCTGACTTCACACTCCTGAGCAGCCTGGACACTTCCAAAGAGCTGGTAGACGGAGGAAAAAAAGGCGCCATAGATGACCTGAAGGAAGGAGAACTGGAGAACTTCATTGCTTCATTAGGCATTCGGGGGCAAGCTGACAAACAGATCCTGCCAGACAAAACTGAGGGAAATATAATTTCAGAGAACGCCAGCAAAAGGTCCAAAACAAAGAGTCTTGGTGAGGAAAATACATGCAACTCTCTGGTGAGGGTTTCAGAGAAGCAGCAGAAGACAACCAAAGCTGCTCCGGCGAAAAGAGTCAAACAAAACGTGTTTGAGTTCCAGCGGAGGATAGTCCTGCTGATCAAACCTGGTGACAAATGGCACAACATGGACTACAGCACAGAGGGCTCGTCGGCCCCACAGGACCCCAGCGTGGTGATGCAGTACAAGACGCTGGCCCAGCAGCTTTTTCAGGCTGACGTGGAGCTCTTCAAGAGCAAGAAGAAGCTGCAGAAAGGAGCCAACTTGGCCTGGATGAAGACAGTGGTCTCTTCCGGCGTGCTGGCAGACAGGATGGCGGCCATGACGATTCTGATCCAGGACGCTCCGGTGCACATGCTGGAGCACGTGGAGAGCCTGGTGTCCATGGTGAAGAAGAAGGGCAGTCGCAGGATGAGCCTGATGGCTCTTGACACTCTGAAAGAGCTGCTCCTCTCCGACCTGCTCCCTGAGAacagaaagctccgccccttcgACCAGCACCCTTTCGACAAGTTGGAGGAAATGGCCAGCGGCAATCGCGATGCCCGCGATCGACGGCTCATCCTGTGGTACTTCGAGCACCAGCTGAAGCACCACGTGGCACAGTTTGTGGCGGCGCTGGACGAGGTGGCTCACGACACCGTGGCCGCCACCAAGGTTAAGGCACTGGCCGCCGCCCACGAGCTGCTGTGCTCGCGGCCCGAACAGGAGAGGGCACTGCTGGTCCAGCTGGTCAACAAGGTGGGCGACCCCGAGTACAAGATGGCCGCTAAGGCCTCGCACCTACTGGAGACGCTGCTTCACAAACACCCCAATATGAAGGCAGTTGTTTGCTGCGAGGTGGAGTGCCTCATGTTCCGCACCAACATTAGCGCCAAAGCTCAGTACTATGCAGTCTGCTTCCTCAGTCAGGTGCGCCTCAGCCACGACGAGGCCGAGCTGGCCGCCAAACTCATCGGcatctacttttccttcttccgcATCTGCGTCAAGAAGAAGGACGTGGACTCGAAGATGCTGAGTGTGCTGCTGTCGGGTGTCAACCGGGCGTACCCGTACGCCAACACCGGCGACGAGAAGGTGAAGGAGCAAATGGACACGCTATTCAAAGTGGTGCACATGGTGAGATTCAACACGGCCGTGCAGGCGCTAATGCTGCTCTTCCAAGTGATGGACGCTGAGCAGAGCATCTCCGACCGCTATTACCTGGCCTTGTACAG GAAGATGCTGGATCCCGGCCTGTCAATGTCATCCAGACAGAACATGTTCCTGAACCTTCTTTACAAGTCTCTGAAAGCAGACATCGTGCTGCGGCGAATCAAAGCCTTCGTCAAGCGTCTGCTGCAAGTCAGCGCCGAGCAGGGCGCCAACTTTGCCTGCGGTGCTCTCTTCCTGGTGTCAGAGGTCATGAAGGCCAAGCCGGGCCTGAAGATGCTGCTGCAGCAGGAAACG GACGCTGAAGAAGAATTCAAAGACCttcctgaagaagaagaagaagatgatgatgaagaggaGCGCTTCATTGACACAGACAAGCCGCAGGAAGCTGCGGAACCAATGGAGTCCAAGCCTGCGTCGTCATGGGTCCATCACCAGAACCTTGAAG GCATAAAGCACATGCAGAAATATGATCCGCTGAACAGGAATCCACTTTTCTGTGGTGCAGAGTACAGCACACTGTGGGAACTACAGCGA TTGTCGCTGCACTTCCACCCGTCAGTGTCACTCTTTGCTAAAACACTTCTTCAG GATGACTTCATTACGTATTCTGGAGACCCCCTTCAGGACTTCACTCTCATTCGCTTCCTGGACAGATTTGTCTTCAGAAACCCCAAACAGCTGAAAGGCAaac AGAACACGGACACTGCGGTGGTTTCACACAAACAGAGATCACATTCATTTGTGAGGCCTGTGGCAG TGAACAGCCAAGACTTTGTGTCCAAAGAAGAAAGTCAGATTCCTGTGGATGAAATCTTCTTTTATCG TTTCTTCAAGAAGCGTCTGCAGGAGAAGCATTTTCGTCGGCCGcgagaagacgacgacgacaatGACAGCTTGGAGGATGTCGATGATGACGAGTTTGAGAGGATCCTCG ATTCCTGTGAGGGAGAGTCGCACTTCACCGAACAGCCAGCAGAGGACTTGGACTTTGCAGG GAACGTGTCGAGtggcaaaaacaaaaaaggcaaaaaagaCTTGGACGACTCTGATGACTCAGACATGGACGACCTGGATGATGAAGAGGTGTCTCTGGGCAGCATGGAAGACAAAGACTTTGGAGAGGAGCTGGAGGACGAAGGAGGAACTTTCATGGATCTTGAAGGAGGATATGCTTCTGATGATGGCGACGAAGACT TTTTAGAGCTTGAAGAAGACGACGATGATGTTGGAAA CTCAGATGAAGATGTAGACCCTGCTAAGGCGCCATCACGTTCAAAGGCAGTCAAAAGGAAGTTGACGGAAGGGATGGACTTCTCTAGAACTTTAG GCTCTAAACAAgcaaagaagatgaagaagaaaggACAGAAAGACACAACCATGTTTGCTGCTGCTCAGGAG TTTGGCTGTTTGCTGGACGACAACGCCGGCGCCAAGTTTGACAACATCGGACTTAACGCCATGGCCAACACTGACAGAGCGG GCATCAAGCAGCTTAAGTGGGAGAGTCAACGTGACGACTGGATCCACGACCGCGACGCCAAGACGCTGCGCAGAAAGAAGAATGTCTTCAACAAAAGGAAGCTGATGGGCCGGCCCAGGGCGGTTGGCGGGAACAAAAACAAGAAGAGGAAGTAG
- the cebpz gene encoding CCAAT/enhancer-binding protein zeta isoform X2 yields the protein MAAKNKKSKTLKAAKKMPIHHEKDDMEPEDGGENDNEDLDDDEDQTGDDEFNLEEVLLLGGTRADFTLLSSLDTSKELVDGGKKGAIDDLKEGELENFIASLGIRGQADKQILPDKTEGNIISENASKRSKTKSLGEENTCNSLVRVSEKQQKTTKAAPAKRVKQNVFEFQRRIVLLIKPGDKWHNMDYSTEGSSAPQDPSVVMQYKTLAQQLFQADVELFKSKKKLQKGANLAWMKTVVSSGVLADRMAAMTILIQDAPVHMLEHVESLVSMVKKKGSRRMSLMALDTLKELLLSDLLPENRKLRPFDQHPFDKLEEMASGNRDARDRRLILWYFEHQLKHHVAQFVAALDEVAHDTVAATKVKALAAAHELLCSRPEQERALLVQLVNKVGDPEYKMAAKASHLLETLLHKHPNMKAVVCCEVECLMFRTNISAKAQYYAVCFLSQKKDVDSKMLSVLLSGVNRAYPYANTGDEKVKEQMDTLFKVVHMVRFNTAVQALMLLFQVMDAEQSISDRYYLALYRKMLDPGLSMSSRQNMFLNLLYKSLKADIVLRRIKAFVKRLLQVSAEQGANFACGALFLVSEVMKAKPGLKMLLQQETDAEEEFKDLPEEEEEDDDEEERFIDTDKPQEAAEPMESKPASSWVHHQNLEGIKHMQKYDPLNRNPLFCGAEYSTLWELQRLSLHFHPSVSLFAKTLLQDDFITYSGDPLQDFTLIRFLDRFVFRNPKQLKGKQNTDTAVVSHKQRSHSFVRPVAVNSQDFVSKEESQIPVDEIFFYRFFKKRLQEKHFRRPREDDDDNDSLEDVDDDEFERILDSCEGESHFTEQPAEDLDFAGNVSSGKNKKGKKDLDDSDDSDMDDLDDEEVSLGSMEDKDFGEELEDEGGTFMDLEGGYASDDGDEDYEDVDPAKAPSRSKAVKRKLTEGMDFSRTLGSKQAKKMKKKGQKDTTMFAAAQEFGCLLDDNAGAKFDNIGLNAMANTDRAGIKQLKWESQRDDWIHDRDAKTLRRKKNVFNKRKLMGRPRAVGGNKNKKRK from the exons ATGGCggccaaaaacaagaaaagcaaaACGCTCAAAGCGGCTAAAAAAATGCCAATTCATCACGAAAAGGACGATATGGAGCCTGAAGACGGCGGCGAAAATGACAATGAAGACTTGGACGACGATGAAGACCAGACGGGGGACGACGAGTTCAATCTGGAGGAAGTTCTGCTGCTTGGTGGTACTCGG GCTGACTTCACACTCCTGAGCAGCCTGGACACTTCCAAAGAGCTGGTAGACGGAGGAAAAAAAGGCGCCATAGATGACCTGAAGGAAGGAGAACTGGAGAACTTCATTGCTTCATTAGGCATTCGGGGGCAAGCTGACAAACAGATCCTGCCAGACAAAACTGAGGGAAATATAATTTCAGAGAACGCCAGCAAAAGGTCCAAAACAAAGAGTCTTGGTGAGGAAAATACATGCAACTCTCTGGTGAGGGTTTCAGAGAAGCAGCAGAAGACAACCAAAGCTGCTCCGGCGAAAAGAGTCAAACAAAACGTGTTTGAGTTCCAGCGGAGGATAGTCCTGCTGATCAAACCTGGTGACAAATGGCACAACATGGACTACAGCACAGAGGGCTCGTCGGCCCCACAGGACCCCAGCGTGGTGATGCAGTACAAGACGCTGGCCCAGCAGCTTTTTCAGGCTGACGTGGAGCTCTTCAAGAGCAAGAAGAAGCTGCAGAAAGGAGCCAACTTGGCCTGGATGAAGACAGTGGTCTCTTCCGGCGTGCTGGCAGACAGGATGGCGGCCATGACGATTCTGATCCAGGACGCTCCGGTGCACATGCTGGAGCACGTGGAGAGCCTGGTGTCCATGGTGAAGAAGAAGGGCAGTCGCAGGATGAGCCTGATGGCTCTTGACACTCTGAAAGAGCTGCTCCTCTCCGACCTGCTCCCTGAGAacagaaagctccgccccttcgACCAGCACCCTTTCGACAAGTTGGAGGAAATGGCCAGCGGCAATCGCGATGCCCGCGATCGACGGCTCATCCTGTGGTACTTCGAGCACCAGCTGAAGCACCACGTGGCACAGTTTGTGGCGGCGCTGGACGAGGTGGCTCACGACACCGTGGCCGCCACCAAGGTTAAGGCACTGGCCGCCGCCCACGAGCTGCTGTGCTCGCGGCCCGAACAGGAGAGGGCACTGCTGGTCCAGCTGGTCAACAAGGTGGGCGACCCCGAGTACAAGATGGCCGCTAAGGCCTCGCACCTACTGGAGACGCTGCTTCACAAACACCCCAATATGAAGGCAGTTGTTTGCTGCGAGGTGGAGTGCCTCATGTTCCGCACCAACATTAGCGCCAAAGCTCAGTACTATGCAGTCTGCTTCCTCAGTCAG AAGAAGGACGTGGACTCGAAGATGCTGAGTGTGCTGCTGTCGGGTGTCAACCGGGCGTACCCGTACGCCAACACCGGCGACGAGAAGGTGAAGGAGCAAATGGACACGCTATTCAAAGTGGTGCACATGGTGAGATTCAACACGGCCGTGCAGGCGCTAATGCTGCTCTTCCAAGTGATGGACGCTGAGCAGAGCATCTCCGACCGCTATTACCTGGCCTTGTACAG GAAGATGCTGGATCCCGGCCTGTCAATGTCATCCAGACAGAACATGTTCCTGAACCTTCTTTACAAGTCTCTGAAAGCAGACATCGTGCTGCGGCGAATCAAAGCCTTCGTCAAGCGTCTGCTGCAAGTCAGCGCCGAGCAGGGCGCCAACTTTGCCTGCGGTGCTCTCTTCCTGGTGTCAGAGGTCATGAAGGCCAAGCCGGGCCTGAAGATGCTGCTGCAGCAGGAAACG GACGCTGAAGAAGAATTCAAAGACCttcctgaagaagaagaagaagatgatgatgaagaggaGCGCTTCATTGACACAGACAAGCCGCAGGAAGCTGCGGAACCAATGGAGTCCAAGCCTGCGTCGTCATGGGTCCATCACCAGAACCTTGAAG GCATAAAGCACATGCAGAAATATGATCCGCTGAACAGGAATCCACTTTTCTGTGGTGCAGAGTACAGCACACTGTGGGAACTACAGCGA TTGTCGCTGCACTTCCACCCGTCAGTGTCACTCTTTGCTAAAACACTTCTTCAG GATGACTTCATTACGTATTCTGGAGACCCCCTTCAGGACTTCACTCTCATTCGCTTCCTGGACAGATTTGTCTTCAGAAACCCCAAACAGCTGAAAGGCAaac AGAACACGGACACTGCGGTGGTTTCACACAAACAGAGATCACATTCATTTGTGAGGCCTGTGGCAG TGAACAGCCAAGACTTTGTGTCCAAAGAAGAAAGTCAGATTCCTGTGGATGAAATCTTCTTTTATCG TTTCTTCAAGAAGCGTCTGCAGGAGAAGCATTTTCGTCGGCCGcgagaagacgacgacgacaatGACAGCTTGGAGGATGTCGATGATGACGAGTTTGAGAGGATCCTCG ATTCCTGTGAGGGAGAGTCGCACTTCACCGAACAGCCAGCAGAGGACTTGGACTTTGCAGG GAACGTGTCGAGtggcaaaaacaaaaaaggcaaaaaagaCTTGGACGACTCTGATGACTCAGACATGGACGACCTGGATGATGAAGAGGTGTCTCTGGGCAGCATGGAAGACAAAGACTTTGGAGAGGAGCTGGAGGACGAAGGAGGAACTTTCATGGATCTTGAAGGAGGATATGCTTCTGATGATGGCGACGAAGACT ATGAAGATGTAGACCCTGCTAAGGCGCCATCACGTTCAAAGGCAGTCAAAAGGAAGTTGACGGAAGGGATGGACTTCTCTAGAACTTTAG GCTCTAAACAAgcaaagaagatgaagaagaaaggACAGAAAGACACAACCATGTTTGCTGCTGCTCAGGAG TTTGGCTGTTTGCTGGACGACAACGCCGGCGCCAAGTTTGACAACATCGGACTTAACGCCATGGCCAACACTGACAGAGCGG GCATCAAGCAGCTTAAGTGGGAGAGTCAACGTGACGACTGGATCCACGACCGCGACGCCAAGACGCTGCGCAGAAAGAAGAATGTCTTCAACAAAAGGAAGCTGATGGGCCGGCCCAGGGCGGTTGGCGGGAACAAAAACAAGAAGAGGAAGTAG
- the cebpz gene encoding CCAAT/enhancer-binding protein zeta isoform X1 codes for MAAKNKKSKTLKAAKKMPIHHEKDDMEPEDGGENDNEDLDDDEDQTGDDEFNLEEVLLLGGTRADFTLLSSLDTSKELVDGGKKGAIDDLKEGELENFIASLGIRGQADKQILPDKTEGNIISENASKRSKTKSLGEENTCNSLVRVSEKQQKTTKAAPAKRVKQNVFEFQRRIVLLIKPGDKWHNMDYSTEGSSAPQDPSVVMQYKTLAQQLFQADVELFKSKKKLQKGANLAWMKTVVSSGVLADRMAAMTILIQDAPVHMLEHVESLVSMVKKKGSRRMSLMALDTLKELLLSDLLPENRKLRPFDQHPFDKLEEMASGNRDARDRRLILWYFEHQLKHHVAQFVAALDEVAHDTVAATKVKALAAAHELLCSRPEQERALLVQLVNKVGDPEYKMAAKASHLLETLLHKHPNMKAVVCCEVECLMFRTNISAKAQYYAVCFLSQVRLSHDEAELAAKLIGIYFSFFRICVKKKDVDSKMLSVLLSGVNRAYPYANTGDEKVKEQMDTLFKVVHMVRFNTAVQALMLLFQVMDAEQSISDRYYLALYRKMLDPGLSMSSRQNMFLNLLYKSLKADIVLRRIKAFVKRLLQVSAEQGANFACGALFLVSEVMKAKPGLKMLLQQETDAEEEFKDLPEEEEEDDDEEERFIDTDKPQEAAEPMESKPASSWVHHQNLEGIKHMQKYDPLNRNPLFCGAEYSTLWELQRLSLHFHPSVSLFAKTLLQDDFITYSGDPLQDFTLIRFLDRFVFRNPKQLKGKQNTDTAVVSHKQRSHSFVRPVAVNSQDFVSKEESQIPVDEIFFYRFFKKRLQEKHFRRPREDDDDNDSLEDVDDDEFERILDSCEGESHFTEQPAEDLDFAGNVSSGKNKKGKKDLDDSDDSDMDDLDDEEVSLGSMEDKDFGEELEDEGGTFMDLEGGYASDDGDEDYEDVDPAKAPSRSKAVKRKLTEGMDFSRTLGSKQAKKMKKKGQKDTTMFAAAQEFGCLLDDNAGAKFDNIGLNAMANTDRAGIKQLKWESQRDDWIHDRDAKTLRRKKNVFNKRKLMGRPRAVGGNKNKKRK; via the exons ATGGCggccaaaaacaagaaaagcaaaACGCTCAAAGCGGCTAAAAAAATGCCAATTCATCACGAAAAGGACGATATGGAGCCTGAAGACGGCGGCGAAAATGACAATGAAGACTTGGACGACGATGAAGACCAGACGGGGGACGACGAGTTCAATCTGGAGGAAGTTCTGCTGCTTGGTGGTACTCGG GCTGACTTCACACTCCTGAGCAGCCTGGACACTTCCAAAGAGCTGGTAGACGGAGGAAAAAAAGGCGCCATAGATGACCTGAAGGAAGGAGAACTGGAGAACTTCATTGCTTCATTAGGCATTCGGGGGCAAGCTGACAAACAGATCCTGCCAGACAAAACTGAGGGAAATATAATTTCAGAGAACGCCAGCAAAAGGTCCAAAACAAAGAGTCTTGGTGAGGAAAATACATGCAACTCTCTGGTGAGGGTTTCAGAGAAGCAGCAGAAGACAACCAAAGCTGCTCCGGCGAAAAGAGTCAAACAAAACGTGTTTGAGTTCCAGCGGAGGATAGTCCTGCTGATCAAACCTGGTGACAAATGGCACAACATGGACTACAGCACAGAGGGCTCGTCGGCCCCACAGGACCCCAGCGTGGTGATGCAGTACAAGACGCTGGCCCAGCAGCTTTTTCAGGCTGACGTGGAGCTCTTCAAGAGCAAGAAGAAGCTGCAGAAAGGAGCCAACTTGGCCTGGATGAAGACAGTGGTCTCTTCCGGCGTGCTGGCAGACAGGATGGCGGCCATGACGATTCTGATCCAGGACGCTCCGGTGCACATGCTGGAGCACGTGGAGAGCCTGGTGTCCATGGTGAAGAAGAAGGGCAGTCGCAGGATGAGCCTGATGGCTCTTGACACTCTGAAAGAGCTGCTCCTCTCCGACCTGCTCCCTGAGAacagaaagctccgccccttcgACCAGCACCCTTTCGACAAGTTGGAGGAAATGGCCAGCGGCAATCGCGATGCCCGCGATCGACGGCTCATCCTGTGGTACTTCGAGCACCAGCTGAAGCACCACGTGGCACAGTTTGTGGCGGCGCTGGACGAGGTGGCTCACGACACCGTGGCCGCCACCAAGGTTAAGGCACTGGCCGCCGCCCACGAGCTGCTGTGCTCGCGGCCCGAACAGGAGAGGGCACTGCTGGTCCAGCTGGTCAACAAGGTGGGCGACCCCGAGTACAAGATGGCCGCTAAGGCCTCGCACCTACTGGAGACGCTGCTTCACAAACACCCCAATATGAAGGCAGTTGTTTGCTGCGAGGTGGAGTGCCTCATGTTCCGCACCAACATTAGCGCCAAAGCTCAGTACTATGCAGTCTGCTTCCTCAGTCAGGTGCGCCTCAGCCACGACGAGGCCGAGCTGGCCGCCAAACTCATCGGcatctacttttccttcttccgcATCTGCGTCAAGAAGAAGGACGTGGACTCGAAGATGCTGAGTGTGCTGCTGTCGGGTGTCAACCGGGCGTACCCGTACGCCAACACCGGCGACGAGAAGGTGAAGGAGCAAATGGACACGCTATTCAAAGTGGTGCACATGGTGAGATTCAACACGGCCGTGCAGGCGCTAATGCTGCTCTTCCAAGTGATGGACGCTGAGCAGAGCATCTCCGACCGCTATTACCTGGCCTTGTACAG GAAGATGCTGGATCCCGGCCTGTCAATGTCATCCAGACAGAACATGTTCCTGAACCTTCTTTACAAGTCTCTGAAAGCAGACATCGTGCTGCGGCGAATCAAAGCCTTCGTCAAGCGTCTGCTGCAAGTCAGCGCCGAGCAGGGCGCCAACTTTGCCTGCGGTGCTCTCTTCCTGGTGTCAGAGGTCATGAAGGCCAAGCCGGGCCTGAAGATGCTGCTGCAGCAGGAAACG GACGCTGAAGAAGAATTCAAAGACCttcctgaagaagaagaagaagatgatgatgaagaggaGCGCTTCATTGACACAGACAAGCCGCAGGAAGCTGCGGAACCAATGGAGTCCAAGCCTGCGTCGTCATGGGTCCATCACCAGAACCTTGAAG GCATAAAGCACATGCAGAAATATGATCCGCTGAACAGGAATCCACTTTTCTGTGGTGCAGAGTACAGCACACTGTGGGAACTACAGCGA TTGTCGCTGCACTTCCACCCGTCAGTGTCACTCTTTGCTAAAACACTTCTTCAG GATGACTTCATTACGTATTCTGGAGACCCCCTTCAGGACTTCACTCTCATTCGCTTCCTGGACAGATTTGTCTTCAGAAACCCCAAACAGCTGAAAGGCAaac AGAACACGGACACTGCGGTGGTTTCACACAAACAGAGATCACATTCATTTGTGAGGCCTGTGGCAG TGAACAGCCAAGACTTTGTGTCCAAAGAAGAAAGTCAGATTCCTGTGGATGAAATCTTCTTTTATCG TTTCTTCAAGAAGCGTCTGCAGGAGAAGCATTTTCGTCGGCCGcgagaagacgacgacgacaatGACAGCTTGGAGGATGTCGATGATGACGAGTTTGAGAGGATCCTCG ATTCCTGTGAGGGAGAGTCGCACTTCACCGAACAGCCAGCAGAGGACTTGGACTTTGCAGG GAACGTGTCGAGtggcaaaaacaaaaaaggcaaaaaagaCTTGGACGACTCTGATGACTCAGACATGGACGACCTGGATGATGAAGAGGTGTCTCTGGGCAGCATGGAAGACAAAGACTTTGGAGAGGAGCTGGAGGACGAAGGAGGAACTTTCATGGATCTTGAAGGAGGATATGCTTCTGATGATGGCGACGAAGACT ATGAAGATGTAGACCCTGCTAAGGCGCCATCACGTTCAAAGGCAGTCAAAAGGAAGTTGACGGAAGGGATGGACTTCTCTAGAACTTTAG GCTCTAAACAAgcaaagaagatgaagaagaaaggACAGAAAGACACAACCATGTTTGCTGCTGCTCAGGAG TTTGGCTGTTTGCTGGACGACAACGCCGGCGCCAAGTTTGACAACATCGGACTTAACGCCATGGCCAACACTGACAGAGCGG GCATCAAGCAGCTTAAGTGGGAGAGTCAACGTGACGACTGGATCCACGACCGCGACGCCAAGACGCTGCGCAGAAAGAAGAATGTCTTCAACAAAAGGAAGCTGATGGGCCGGCCCAGGGCGGTTGGCGGGAACAAAAACAAGAAGAGGAAGTAG